Part of the Pseudomonadota bacterium genome, CAGCGTGAAGAGGCAGGAGGCCTCCATCTCGAAGTTGGCCACGTTCATGGAGTCGAGCTTCGCAGGCAGCTCCGGGTCGCGCGGCGGGAAGCCGGGGACCTTGCGGGCCTGCGCGCCGTAGAAGCCGGAGGCGGTGGCGGTGAGGCCGAGGTGATGCGGGAAGCGGTTGCGCCGCGCCCCTTCCAGGAGCGCGAGCACGACCTCATAGTGCGCGATCGCAGGATATCCCTCGATCACGAACTGGGTGGAGGTGTTCTCGAGGCGCACGGCGCCTGTGGACACGACGAGGTCCGCTAGCTCGATCCCCTTCTTAAGCGCTCCGGAAGAGCCGATCCGGATCATCGTCGGATTTTCCACGATCTGCGCAAGCTCCACCACCGCGATCTCGGTGTTGTCTGGGCCCATGCCCGTGGCCATGACCGTGATCGGCATATTGCGGTACGTGCCTGTGATGGTCACGTACTCGCGCGAGAGGATCGGCTCGCTGCGATCGTCGAAATAACCTGCCACGCGATGCGCCCGCGCAGGGTCTCCGCAGAGCAGGATATTCGGCGCGACATCTCCCGGCGCGCAGCCTATGTGGTACTGCCTGCCTTCTTCTGTTGATACGATCTCAGCCGATTTGAACTTGAACATATCCCCCCCGTTCGCCAGTCACCAATCGCCAGTCACTAG contains:
- a CDS encoding nucleoside phosphorylase, translating into MFKFKSAEIVSTEEGRQYHIGCAPGDVAPNILLCGDPARAHRVAGYFDDRSEPILSREYVTITGTYRNMPITVMATGMGPDNTEIAVVELAQIVENPTMIRIGSSGALKKGIELADLVVSTGAVRLENTSTQFVIEGYPAIAHYEVVLALLEGARRNRFPHHLGLTATASGFYGAQARKVPGFPPRDPELPAKLDSMNVANFEMEASCLFTLAQLRGFRAGAVCAIYANRHKNEFIDTEKKDLAEKRCIETGLAAFEVLALMDDRRAGSPHWTPAMGI